The proteins below are encoded in one region of Brassica napus cultivar Da-Ae chromosome A6, Da-Ae, whole genome shotgun sequence:
- the LOC106410484 gene encoding G-box-binding factor 4 — translation MASFKVMHSPSSTNSDPSRRIPSSSIRPRRDPNARILGGYDGYSPAAMTVEGILHETFASDPPATDSSLLMDASPTATVSGGTDTRGKSVDEVWRGMKEEEEMMTLEDFLAKATGEDGGGESDDVDVKIPPAESYGFDHHNPFQMIDKVEGSIVAFGNGVDVYGGGARGKRARVMMEPLDKAAAQRQRRMIKNRESAARSRERKQAYQVELETLAAKLEEENEKLSVEIEEKRKERYQKLMEFVIPVVERPKQEPRFLRRIRSLEW, via the coding sequence ATGGCGTCCTTTAAGGTGATGCATTCTCCCTCTTCTACAAACTCGGATCCATCTCGTCGCATCCCTTCTTCCTCCATAAGACCTCGGCGAGATCCCAACGCGAGGATCCTCGGCGGTTACGACGGTTACAGTCCCGCCGCGATGACGGTTGAAGGTATTCTCCACGAGACTTTCGCATCGGATCCACCGGCGACGGATTCTTCGCTCCTGATGGATGCTTCTCCGACGGCGACGGTTTCCGGAGGAACGGATACGCGGGGGAAGAGCGTCGACGAGGTGTGGAGAGGGatgaaggaggaagaagagatgatgaCGTTAGAGGATTTCTTAGCGAAGGCCACTGGTGAAGACGGAGGAGGAGAGTCGGATGACGTGGATGTGAAGATTCCTCCGGCGGAGAGTTACGGATTCGATCATCACAACCCTTTTCAGATGATTGATAAAGTGGAAGGATCGATCGTTGCGTTTGGGAACGGTGTGGATGTCTACGGAGGAGGAGCGAGAGGGAAGAGAGCGAGAGTGATGATGGAGCCTTTGGATAAAGCCGCTGCGCAGAGACAGAGGAGGATGATCAAGAACCGTGAGTCTGCTGCTAGGTCTAGAGAGAGGAAGCAAGCTTACCAAGTTGAGTTGGAGACTTTAGCTgccaagcttgaggaggagaATGAGAAGCTTTCTGTGGAGATTGAGGAGAAGAGGAAAGAGAGGTACCAGAAGCTGATGGAGTTTGTGATCCCTGTGGTTGAGAGACCTAAGCAGGAACCTCGGTTCTTGCGCAGGATTCGATCTTTGGAGTGGTAA
- the LOC106410482 gene encoding glutathione gamma-glutamylcysteinyltransferase 1: MCTRINALFTYSNLIITPKVKGYAKLFAPTFPNLPVRSLSLSQHIYTNYHPSKKPVVMAMASLYRRSLPSPPAIDFSSSEGKKIFNEALQKGTMEGFFRLISYFQTQSEPAYCGLASLSVVLNALSIDPGRKWKGPWRWFDESMLDCCEPLEVVKEKGISFGKVVCLAHCSGAKVEAFRTNQTTIDDFRKLVMKCSTSENCHMISTYHRGVFKQTGSGHFSPIGGYNAERDMALILDVARFKYPPHWVPLKLLWEAMDSIDDSTGKRRGFMLISRPHREPGLLYTLSCKDESWISIAKYLKEDVPRLVSSQQVDSVEKILSVVFKSLPSNFNTFIRWVAELRIAEDTKQNLSAEEKSRLNLKQVVLKEVHETELFKHISKFLSTVGYEDSLTYAAAKACCQGAEILSGCSSKEFCCRETCVTCVKGPGEAEGTVVTGVVVRDGSEQNVDLLVPSTQTNCECGPEANFPAGNDVFTVLLLALPPQTWSGIKDQALMQEMKQLISMASLPTMLQEEVLHLRRQLQLLKRCQENKEEEDFAAPAF; this comes from the exons atgtgtacaAGAATCAACGCCTTGTTCACATATTCAAATCTCATCATCACACCGAAAGTTAAAGGTTACGCAAAGTTATTCGCTCCTACTTTTCCGAATCTTCCAGTGCGATCTTTGTCACTTTCTCAgcatatatatactaattatcATCCCTCCAAGAAACCTGTCGTAATGGCTATGGCGAGTCTCTACCGGCGATCTCTTCCTTCTCCTCCAGCCATTGACTTTTCTTCTTCCGAAGGCAAG AAAATATTCAATGAAGCGCTTCAGAAAGGCACTATGGAAGGATTTTTCAGGTTGATTTCTTATTTCCAGACGCAGTCTGAACCTGCTTATTGTGGCTTGGCTAGCCTCTCTGTGGTGTTGAACGCTCTTTCTATTGATCCTGGACGTAAATggaaag GGCCTTGGAGGTGGTTTGATGAGTCGATGCTGGACTGCTGCGAGCCACTGGAAGTAGTCAAGGAAAAGGGCATTTCATTTGGGAAAGTTGTCTGTTTGGCTCACTGTTCTGGAGCCAAAGTGGAGGCTTTCCGCACTAATCAGACCACCATTGACGACTTTCGCAAGCTTGTGATGAAATGCTCCACCTCTGAGAATTGCCATATGATCTCAACGTATCACAGAGGGGTGTTTAAGCAG actgGGTCTGGTCACTTTTCACCTATAGGTGGCTATAATGCTGAGAGAGATATGGCTTTGATTCTTGATGTTGCACGTTTCAAGTATCCTCCTCATTGGGTTCCTCTTAAACTTCTTTGGGAAGCCATGGACAGCATTGATGATTCAACAGGAAAACGTAGAGG GTTCATGCTCATATCTAGACCCCACAGAGAACCAGGATTGCTCTATACTCTG TCCTGCAAAGATGAGAGCTGGATCAGCATAGCCAAGTATTTAAAGGAAGATGTTCCTCGTCTTGTGAGTTCACAGCAAGTAGATAGCGTGGAAAAAATCTTATCAGTTGTGTTCAAGTCACTTCCGTCAAATTTCAACACATTCATCAGATGGGTGGCTGAGCTCAGAATAGCGGAGGACACAAAACAAAACCTCAGCGCTGAGGAGAAATCAAGGCTAAACTTAAAG CAAGTGGTGCTGAAAGAAGTGCATGAAACAGAACTGTTCAAACACATCAGTAAGTTCTTATCCACTGTGGGTTACGAAGACAGTCTGACATATGCGGCTGCAAAGGCTTGTTGCCAAGGAGCTGAAATCTTGTCCGGATGCTCATCAAAAGAGTTTTGTTGTCGGGAAACTTGTGTCACATGTGTCAAAG GTCCTGGCGAGGCAGAAGGCACAGTGGTGACTGGAGTTGTGGTGCGTGACGGGAGCGAACAAAATGTTGATCTACTGGTGCCATCGACTCAAACTAACTGTGAATGTGGTCCAGAGGCAAATTTTCCAGCAGGAAACGATGTGTTCACTGTACTTCTGTTGGCTTTACCTCCACAGACATGGTCAGGGATCAAAGACCAAGCTCTTATGCAAGAAATGAAGCAGCTCATTTCCATGGCTTCCCTCCCAACTATGCTTCAAGAAGAG GTATTGCATCTTCGACGCCAACTTCAGCTGCTAAAAAGATGCCAAGAGaacaaggaggaggaggatttCGCTGCACCTGCCTTTTGA
- the LOC106409374 gene encoding uncharacterized protein LOC106409374: MNTKTMRLPPRRMLTSDKRILPSVAEKPTETTGATNQPPPPTTPAAGPNQLLAGYLAHEYLNKGTLFGEQWSPARSEARKNKASHETEPSDYKRRRYVEVADILRADGAFMPGIVNPSQLARSLKL; this comes from the coding sequence ATGAATACCAAAACGATGCGTCTTCCGCCACGTCGTATGCTGACGTCAGACAAACGAATTCTCCCGAGTGTCGCTGAAAAACCGACTGAGACCACCGGCGCAACAAATCAACCACCGCCGCCGACGACTCCCGCCGCCGGTCCGAATCAGCTCCTTGCGGGTTATTTGGCTCACGAGTATCTCAACAAGGGCACACTCTTCGGAGAGCAGTGGAGTCCGGCTCGATCCGAGGCGAGGAAGAATAAGGCGAGCCATGAAACAGAGCCGAGTGATTATAAACGGAGGAGATATGTGGAGGTAGCTGATATCCTCAGGGCAGACGGGGCCTTCATGCCAGGTATCGTCAACCCTTCACAGCTTGCCCGATCCCTTAAACTGTGA
- the LOC106410420 gene encoding nuclear polyadenylated RNA-binding protein 3, translated as MGCFPGCFGGRKNRRRQRRREDPRSNKISEGCTKDVSVSIVEEVPKSAKDVRIPAAVEEVTKVSVIPTTHICEEKAEERNSPSPSPSPSRKRVTFDSKVKTYEHVTVDESVELFEEEKKKDEEVKPLKSNQAPCSSEGSDVTSNSSTSFPSNHRYQNCRESDDEEEEDALTDCDESDLEDIDDDGCLLDEDYYDDDYEDNNKVYTEEIADKKDKSNTSARDRTGYVNAVLNPIENLSQWKAVKSKGRTMQTQSRKENNVTLISDQEHKLNASFSLQEPQVVDELPSFSLKPKSRDGIKRSQEVPAVDASLSTWLSTSKTTTSGCSSVSMGVQSYDERPILGALTSEEIKQFSATNSPRKSPSRSPESPIIGTVGGYWNSHSMATSR; from the exons ATGGGTTGCTTTCCAGGTTGCTTCGGTGGCCGGAAGAATCGCCGGCGTCAGAGGCGCAGGGAGGACCCTCGTTCCAAC aaAATCTCTGAGGGTTGTACAAAGGATGTTAGCGTTTCTATTGTTGAGGAAGTTCCCAAGTCTGCAAAGGATGTTAGGATTCCTGCTGCTGTTGAAGAAGTGACTAAGGTTTCTGTCATTCCGACCACTCACATCTG TGAAGAGAAAGCTGAGGAGAGAAACAGTCCGAGTCCGAGTCCAAGTCCAAGTCGTAAGAGAGTGACTTTTGACTCCAAGGTCAAAACGTATGAACACGTTACAGTAGATGAATCTGTTGAGCTctttgaagaggagaagaagaaggacgaAGAGGTGAAGCCTTTGAAGTCGAATCAGGCACCATGTTCATCAGAGGGGAGCGATGTTACTTCCAACTCGTCAACTTCTTTTCCTTCAAACCATAGATACCAGAATTGCAGAGAAAGTGAcgatgaggaagaagaggatGCTTTAACAGATTGTGATGAAAGTGATCTAGAAGATATTGATGATGATGGTTGTCTACTTGATGAAGACTATTATGATGATGATTATGAGGATAACAACAAAGTTTACACCGAGGAGATTGCCGATAAAAAAGACAAGTCTAACACGAGTGCTAGAGACAGAACCGGATATGTCAACGCTGTACTGAACCCCATCGAGAATCTCTCCCAGTGGAAAGCTGTGAAATCCAAAGGAAGAACAATGCAGACGCAGTCTCGAAAGGAGAACAACGTGACTCTCATCTCCGATCAAGAACACAAACTAAATGCATCCTTCAGCTTACAAGAGCCTCAGGTTGTTGATGAGTTACCTTCATTCAGCTTGAAACCAAAATCAAGAGATGGAATCAAGAGATCTCAAGAAGTACCAGCTGTTGACGCTAgtctctcaacatggttatctACATCGAAGACCACGAccagcggatgcagcagcgtcTCTATGGGTGTTCAAAGCTACGATGAAAGACCTATACTGGGCGCGTTGACTTCAGAGGAGATAAAACAGTTCTCAGCAACGAACTCTCCAAGAAAATCTCC